The following are encoded in a window of Ictalurus punctatus breed USDA103 chromosome 13, Coco_2.0, whole genome shotgun sequence genomic DNA:
- the syt15 gene encoding synaptotagmin-15 isoform X5, which translates to MADPMVALATGLAAVLLFLLLIGLTAYLLWKKRQDQRRDTQLISTNPVIPPCTPVFQTSQGSSYGLAEVPFFLPPSFKSSSHSAVPEGREEEEQWEQHPHLHTQRGSLTIGSWFPLGSLRPDLYQLPEEPSEWAQPSGSTVRLCFAVQYQHEQEQLVVSLLQAANLPAQCQSNATLVKLQLLPSEDRHLRQAKARSKGIQPQFNDTFVFQVSNNNVDQFTLRMSLYSVDRLKKHHLVGHVLFPLRHSELREAAGKVLWRDLETESDLPLSKHGNIQVSLNYSQSLQRLTVVVLRAQGLQCPSNADVSVQVSLQIHTQLDAACLSLEVQQLPPEEPAEVPSTRTKYHLDSWSLGRLCMPEAGSWSIGMR; encoded by the exons ATGGCTG ATCCCATGGTAGCATTGGCCACTGGTCTAGCTGCTGTACTTCTCTTTCTTTTACTGATTGGCCTGACAGCATATCTCTTATGGAAGAAGAGACAGGACCAGAGACGGGACACACAACTGATCAGCACTAACCCAGTTATTCCGCCATGCACACCTGTGTTCCAAACATCACAAGGTAGCAGCTATGG CTTGGCTGAAGTTCCCTTCTTTCTGCCTCCGAGTTTCAAGAGTTCATCCCATTCAGCAGTGCCtgaagggagggaggaagaggagcaatGGGAACAGCACCCACATCTGCATACCCAGCGTGGCTCTCTAACAATAGGCA GCTGGTTCCCACTGGGCAGCCTGAGGCCAGATCTGTACCAGCTTCCCGAAGAGCCAAGTGAGTGGGCACAGCCCAGTGGCTCCACTGTACGCCTGTGTTTTGCTGTGCAGTATCAGCATGAACAAGAGCAGCTGGTGGTCTCCCTGCTCCAAGCTGCCAACTTGCCGGCCCAATGCCAAAGCAATGCCACACTGGTCAAACTACAGCTCTTGCCATCTGAAGACAGACACCTCCGTCAGGCCAAGGCCCGGTCCAAAGGCATCCAACCACAATTCAATGACACCTTTGTGTTTCAG gTGTCTAATAACAATGTGGACCAGTTCACTCTGCGCATGAGTTTGTACAGTGTGGACAGACTGAAGAAGCACCACCTGGTGGGCCATGTTCTGTTCCCTCTCAGACACTCTGAACTGCGAGAGGCGGCGGGCAAAGTCCTGTGGAGAGACCTTGAGACGGAGAGTGATCTG CCCCTTTCAAAACACGGCAATATCCAAGTGTCTCTGAACTACAGCCAGTCTCTACAGCGCCTCACTGTGGTTGTGCTTAGAGCCCAAGGACTTCAGTGTCCCAGCAATGCTG ATGTCTCTGTCCAGGTTTCTCTGCAGATACACACTCAG CTAGATGCAGCCTGCCTGAGCCTGGAAGTTCAGCAGTTACCGCCTGAAGAGCCTGCTGAAGTGCCAAGCACCAGGACCAAG TATCACTTGGACTCGTGGTCATTGGGCCGTTTATGTATGCCAGAGGCAGGGAGCTGGAGCATTGGAATGAGATGA
- the syt15 gene encoding synaptotagmin-15 isoform X2 — MADPMVALATGLAAVLLFLLLIGLTAYLLWKKRQDQRRDTQLISTNPVIPPCTPVFQTSQGSSYGLAEVPFFLPPSFKSSSHSAVPEGREEEEQWEQHPHLHTQRGSLTIGSWFPLGSLRPDLYQLPEEPSEWAQPSGSTVRLCFAVQYQHEQEQLVVSLLQAANLPAQCQSNATLVKLQLLPSEDRHLRQAKARSKGIQPQFNDTFVFQFTLRMSLYSVDRLKKHHLVGHVLFPLRHSELREAAGKVLWRDLETESDLPLSKHGNIQVSLNYSQSLQRLTVVVLRAQGLQCPSNADVSVQVSLQIHTQVVKTKRTPVTRGSNPTFNEKLTFRLLPLQLDAACLSLEVQQLPPEEPAEVPSTRTKVPISLGLVVIGPFMYARGRELEHWNEMISKSQELVKQWHGLGAANNTHRST; from the exons ATGGCTG ATCCCATGGTAGCATTGGCCACTGGTCTAGCTGCTGTACTTCTCTTTCTTTTACTGATTGGCCTGACAGCATATCTCTTATGGAAGAAGAGACAGGACCAGAGACGGGACACACAACTGATCAGCACTAACCCAGTTATTCCGCCATGCACACCTGTGTTCCAAACATCACAAGGTAGCAGCTATGG CTTGGCTGAAGTTCCCTTCTTTCTGCCTCCGAGTTTCAAGAGTTCATCCCATTCAGCAGTGCCtgaagggagggaggaagaggagcaatGGGAACAGCACCCACATCTGCATACCCAGCGTGGCTCTCTAACAATAGGCA GCTGGTTCCCACTGGGCAGCCTGAGGCCAGATCTGTACCAGCTTCCCGAAGAGCCAAGTGAGTGGGCACAGCCCAGTGGCTCCACTGTACGCCTGTGTTTTGCTGTGCAGTATCAGCATGAACAAGAGCAGCTGGTGGTCTCCCTGCTCCAAGCTGCCAACTTGCCGGCCCAATGCCAAAGCAATGCCACACTGGTCAAACTACAGCTCTTGCCATCTGAAGACAGACACCTCCGTCAGGCCAAGGCCCGGTCCAAAGGCATCCAACCACAATTCAATGACACCTTTGTGTTTCAG TTCACTCTGCGCATGAGTTTGTACAGTGTGGACAGACTGAAGAAGCACCACCTGGTGGGCCATGTTCTGTTCCCTCTCAGACACTCTGAACTGCGAGAGGCGGCGGGCAAAGTCCTGTGGAGAGACCTTGAGACGGAGAGTGATCTG CCCCTTTCAAAACACGGCAATATCCAAGTGTCTCTGAACTACAGCCAGTCTCTACAGCGCCTCACTGTGGTTGTGCTTAGAGCCCAAGGACTTCAGTGTCCCAGCAATGCTG ATGTCTCTGTCCAGGTTTCTCTGCAGATACACACTCAGGTAGTGAAAACAAAGCGGACACCAGTAACCAGAGGCAGTAACCCAACTTTTAATGAGAAGCTGACATTCAGGCTTCTCCCTCTGCAGCTAGATGCAGCCTGCCTGAGCCTGGAAGTTCAGCAGTTACCGCCTGAAGAGCCTGCTGAAGTGCCAAGCACCAGGACCAAGGTACCAA TATCACTTGGACTCGTGGTCATTGGGCCGTTTATGTATGCCAGAGGCAGGGAGCTGGAGCATTGGAATGAGATGATCAGTAAATCACAGGAGCTGGTCAAGCAGTGGCATGGACTGGGAGCAGCTAACAATACTCATAGATCAACCTGA
- the syt15 gene encoding synaptotagmin-15 isoform X1, with translation MADPMVALATGLAAVLLFLLLIGLTAYLLWKKRQDQRRDTQLISTNPVIPPCTPVFQTSQGSSYGLAEVPFFLPPSFKSSSHSAVPEGREEEEQWEQHPHLHTQRGSLTIGSWFPLGSLRPDLYQLPEEPSEWAQPSGSTVRLCFAVQYQHEQEQLVVSLLQAANLPAQCQSNATLVKLQLLPSEDRHLRQAKARSKGIQPQFNDTFVFQVSNNNVDQFTLRMSLYSVDRLKKHHLVGHVLFPLRHSELREAAGKVLWRDLETESDLPLSKHGNIQVSLNYSQSLQRLTVVVLRAQGLQCPSNADVSVQVSLQIHTQVVKTKRTPVTRGSNPTFNEKLTFRLLPLQLDAACLSLEVQQLPPEEPAEVPSTRTKVPISLGLVVIGPFMYARGRELEHWNEMISKSQELVKQWHGLGAANNTHRST, from the exons ATGGCTG ATCCCATGGTAGCATTGGCCACTGGTCTAGCTGCTGTACTTCTCTTTCTTTTACTGATTGGCCTGACAGCATATCTCTTATGGAAGAAGAGACAGGACCAGAGACGGGACACACAACTGATCAGCACTAACCCAGTTATTCCGCCATGCACACCTGTGTTCCAAACATCACAAGGTAGCAGCTATGG CTTGGCTGAAGTTCCCTTCTTTCTGCCTCCGAGTTTCAAGAGTTCATCCCATTCAGCAGTGCCtgaagggagggaggaagaggagcaatGGGAACAGCACCCACATCTGCATACCCAGCGTGGCTCTCTAACAATAGGCA GCTGGTTCCCACTGGGCAGCCTGAGGCCAGATCTGTACCAGCTTCCCGAAGAGCCAAGTGAGTGGGCACAGCCCAGTGGCTCCACTGTACGCCTGTGTTTTGCTGTGCAGTATCAGCATGAACAAGAGCAGCTGGTGGTCTCCCTGCTCCAAGCTGCCAACTTGCCGGCCCAATGCCAAAGCAATGCCACACTGGTCAAACTACAGCTCTTGCCATCTGAAGACAGACACCTCCGTCAGGCCAAGGCCCGGTCCAAAGGCATCCAACCACAATTCAATGACACCTTTGTGTTTCAG gTGTCTAATAACAATGTGGACCAGTTCACTCTGCGCATGAGTTTGTACAGTGTGGACAGACTGAAGAAGCACCACCTGGTGGGCCATGTTCTGTTCCCTCTCAGACACTCTGAACTGCGAGAGGCGGCGGGCAAAGTCCTGTGGAGAGACCTTGAGACGGAGAGTGATCTG CCCCTTTCAAAACACGGCAATATCCAAGTGTCTCTGAACTACAGCCAGTCTCTACAGCGCCTCACTGTGGTTGTGCTTAGAGCCCAAGGACTTCAGTGTCCCAGCAATGCTG ATGTCTCTGTCCAGGTTTCTCTGCAGATACACACTCAGGTAGTGAAAACAAAGCGGACACCAGTAACCAGAGGCAGTAACCCAACTTTTAATGAGAAGCTGACATTCAGGCTTCTCCCTCTGCAGCTAGATGCAGCCTGCCTGAGCCTGGAAGTTCAGCAGTTACCGCCTGAAGAGCCTGCTGAAGTGCCAAGCACCAGGACCAAGGTACCAA TATCACTTGGACTCGTGGTCATTGGGCCGTTTATGTATGCCAGAGGCAGGGAGCTGGAGCATTGGAATGAGATGATCAGTAAATCACAGGAGCTGGTCAAGCAGTGGCATGGACTGGGAGCAGCTAACAATACTCATAGATCAACCTGA
- the syt15 gene encoding synaptotagmin-15 isoform X4: MADPMVALATGLAAVLLFLLLIGLTAYLLWKKRQDQRRDTQLISTNPVIPPCTPVFQTSQGSSYGLAEVPFFLPPSFKSSSHSAVPEGREEEEQWEQHPHLHTQRGSLTIGSWFPLGSLRPDLYQLPEEPSEWAQPSGSTVRLCFAVQYQHEQEQLVVSLLQAANLPAQCQSNATLVKLQLLPSEDRHLRQAKARSKGIQPQFNDTFVFQVSNNNVDQFTLRMSLYSVDRLKKHHLVGHVLFPLRHSELREAAGKVLWRDLETESDLPLSKHGNIQVSLNYSQSLQRLTVVVLRAQGLQCPSNADVSVQVSLQIHTQLDAACLSLEVQQLPPEEPAEVPSTRTKVPISLGLVVIGPFMYARGRELEHWNEMISKSQELVKQWHGLGAANNTHRST, from the exons ATGGCTG ATCCCATGGTAGCATTGGCCACTGGTCTAGCTGCTGTACTTCTCTTTCTTTTACTGATTGGCCTGACAGCATATCTCTTATGGAAGAAGAGACAGGACCAGAGACGGGACACACAACTGATCAGCACTAACCCAGTTATTCCGCCATGCACACCTGTGTTCCAAACATCACAAGGTAGCAGCTATGG CTTGGCTGAAGTTCCCTTCTTTCTGCCTCCGAGTTTCAAGAGTTCATCCCATTCAGCAGTGCCtgaagggagggaggaagaggagcaatGGGAACAGCACCCACATCTGCATACCCAGCGTGGCTCTCTAACAATAGGCA GCTGGTTCCCACTGGGCAGCCTGAGGCCAGATCTGTACCAGCTTCCCGAAGAGCCAAGTGAGTGGGCACAGCCCAGTGGCTCCACTGTACGCCTGTGTTTTGCTGTGCAGTATCAGCATGAACAAGAGCAGCTGGTGGTCTCCCTGCTCCAAGCTGCCAACTTGCCGGCCCAATGCCAAAGCAATGCCACACTGGTCAAACTACAGCTCTTGCCATCTGAAGACAGACACCTCCGTCAGGCCAAGGCCCGGTCCAAAGGCATCCAACCACAATTCAATGACACCTTTGTGTTTCAG gTGTCTAATAACAATGTGGACCAGTTCACTCTGCGCATGAGTTTGTACAGTGTGGACAGACTGAAGAAGCACCACCTGGTGGGCCATGTTCTGTTCCCTCTCAGACACTCTGAACTGCGAGAGGCGGCGGGCAAAGTCCTGTGGAGAGACCTTGAGACGGAGAGTGATCTG CCCCTTTCAAAACACGGCAATATCCAAGTGTCTCTGAACTACAGCCAGTCTCTACAGCGCCTCACTGTGGTTGTGCTTAGAGCCCAAGGACTTCAGTGTCCCAGCAATGCTG ATGTCTCTGTCCAGGTTTCTCTGCAGATACACACTCAG CTAGATGCAGCCTGCCTGAGCCTGGAAGTTCAGCAGTTACCGCCTGAAGAGCCTGCTGAAGTGCCAAGCACCAGGACCAAGGTACCAA TATCACTTGGACTCGTGGTCATTGGGCCGTTTATGTATGCCAGAGGCAGGGAGCTGGAGCATTGGAATGAGATGATCAGTAAATCACAGGAGCTGGTCAAGCAGTGGCATGGACTGGGAGCAGCTAACAATACTCATAGATCAACCTGA
- the syt15 gene encoding synaptotagmin-15 isoform X3, whose translation MADPMVALATGLAAVLLFLLLIGLTAYLLWKKRQDQRRDTQLISTNPVIPPCTPVFQTSQGSSYGLAEVPFFLPPSFKSSSHSAVPEGREEEEQWEQHPHLHTQRGSLTIGSWFPLGSLRPDLYQLPEEPSEWAQPSGSTVRLCFAVQYQHEQEQLVVSLLQAANLPAQCQSNATLVKLQLLPSEDRHLRQAKARSKGIQPQFNDTFVFQVSNNNVDQFTLRMSLYSVDRLKKHHLVGHVLFPLRHSELREAAGKVLWRDLETESDLPLSKHGNIQVSLNYSQSLQRLTVVVLRAQGLQCPSNADVSVQVSLQIHTQVVKTKRTPVTRGSNPTFNEKLTFRLLPLQLDAACLSLEVQQLPPEEPAEVPSTRTKYHLDSWSLGRLCMPEAGSWSIGMR comes from the exons ATGGCTG ATCCCATGGTAGCATTGGCCACTGGTCTAGCTGCTGTACTTCTCTTTCTTTTACTGATTGGCCTGACAGCATATCTCTTATGGAAGAAGAGACAGGACCAGAGACGGGACACACAACTGATCAGCACTAACCCAGTTATTCCGCCATGCACACCTGTGTTCCAAACATCACAAGGTAGCAGCTATGG CTTGGCTGAAGTTCCCTTCTTTCTGCCTCCGAGTTTCAAGAGTTCATCCCATTCAGCAGTGCCtgaagggagggaggaagaggagcaatGGGAACAGCACCCACATCTGCATACCCAGCGTGGCTCTCTAACAATAGGCA GCTGGTTCCCACTGGGCAGCCTGAGGCCAGATCTGTACCAGCTTCCCGAAGAGCCAAGTGAGTGGGCACAGCCCAGTGGCTCCACTGTACGCCTGTGTTTTGCTGTGCAGTATCAGCATGAACAAGAGCAGCTGGTGGTCTCCCTGCTCCAAGCTGCCAACTTGCCGGCCCAATGCCAAAGCAATGCCACACTGGTCAAACTACAGCTCTTGCCATCTGAAGACAGACACCTCCGTCAGGCCAAGGCCCGGTCCAAAGGCATCCAACCACAATTCAATGACACCTTTGTGTTTCAG gTGTCTAATAACAATGTGGACCAGTTCACTCTGCGCATGAGTTTGTACAGTGTGGACAGACTGAAGAAGCACCACCTGGTGGGCCATGTTCTGTTCCCTCTCAGACACTCTGAACTGCGAGAGGCGGCGGGCAAAGTCCTGTGGAGAGACCTTGAGACGGAGAGTGATCTG CCCCTTTCAAAACACGGCAATATCCAAGTGTCTCTGAACTACAGCCAGTCTCTACAGCGCCTCACTGTGGTTGTGCTTAGAGCCCAAGGACTTCAGTGTCCCAGCAATGCTG ATGTCTCTGTCCAGGTTTCTCTGCAGATACACACTCAGGTAGTGAAAACAAAGCGGACACCAGTAACCAGAGGCAGTAACCCAACTTTTAATGAGAAGCTGACATTCAGGCTTCTCCCTCTGCAGCTAGATGCAGCCTGCCTGAGCCTGGAAGTTCAGCAGTTACCGCCTGAAGAGCCTGCTGAAGTGCCAAGCACCAGGACCAAG TATCACTTGGACTCGTGGTCATTGGGCCGTTTATGTATGCCAGAGGCAGGGAGCTGGAGCATTGGAATGAGATGA